One Colias croceus chromosome 7, ilColCroc2.1 genomic window carries:
- the LOC123692969 gene encoding origin recognition complex subunit 2 isoform X1: MSKHLKLTFNLGKDDDAENKEENVPSTPRRATRHRNTPKRYSEFFAKSPVKRQTVNDIISSDEEFQVETPIQKSKALFGSDDVEGQDMYKFQSRYSRLGLQNKVKAAIGNSPSISSPMKTPRKSINMNKVEATPKQVVSLFKKRIIQEVDSDSGDSDFSGSSSDFVPDKSDEESEASSNSESEAEEQPQQISKPVRNRGNRMKQKDSEYIVTPDNYFMMHSSKKITTSDHTLSRLKNMNLNDNIKDIDVHISEQHQTCIKDLMKSYDYLFDRWLYVLSENFNIILYGIGSKRSILHKFQQEKLHSTPCIVINGFFPSLTIKNVLEAIVVDLLGNTHVPSNTSDVIQIIDSQLSENETDLFLIIHNIDGTMLRNSKAQSVLAGISQLKNVHTIATIDHINAPLLWDHSKLSKFNFTWWDVTTFLPYTEETSFENSLMTQRSGALQLSSLKSVYQSLTTNARGIFNIIIEYQLENQKQAHYQGLAFKDLYSKSREQFLVSSELALRAQLTEFLDHKLVKIKRTLDGSENLVIPIESALLQQFLEQNQ, encoded by the exons CAGAAAATAAGGAAGAAAATGTGCCAAGCACCCCAAGAAGAGCCACCAGACATAGAAATACACCAAAAAGATACAGCGAATTTTTCGCGAAATCCCCGGTAAAACGACAAACTGTTAATGATATAATAAGCTCAGATGAAGAATTTCAGGTTGAAACTCCCATACAGAAATCTAAag CTCTATTTGGTAGTGATGATGTAGAGGGTCAAGACatgtataaatttcaatcCCGATATTCAAGACTTGGTCTCCAAAACAAGGTCAAAGCAGCTATTGGAAATTCTCCTTCAATAAGCAGTCCTATGAAAACTCCAAGAAAAAGCATTAACATGAATAAAGTTGAAGCTACACCTAAGCAAGTTGTCAGCTTGTTCaagaaaa GAATAATCCAAGAAGTAGATTCAGACAGTGGTGACAGTGATTTCTCCGGCAGTAGCAGTGATTTTGTTCCTGATAAAAGTGATGAAGAG AGTGAAGCTTCATCAAACTCCGAGTCCGAGGCTGAAGAACAACCGCAACAAATATCTAAACCTGTTAGAAACAGAGGCAACAGGATGAAACAAAAAGATTCAGAATATATTGTAACACCAGATAATTATTTCATGATGCATTCTAGTAAAaag ATAACCACATCAGACCACACTTTATCAAGGTTAAAGAATATGAATTTGAATGATAACATTAAGGATATAGATGTGCACATATCAGAACAACATCAAACTTGTATAAAAGACTTGATGAAGAGCTACGACTATTTATTCGATAGATGGCTGTATGTACTCAGTGAAAATTTCAACATTATTCTCTATGGAATAGGATCAAAACGTTCCATactacacaaatttcaacaaGAGAAACTACATAGCACTCcttgtattgtaataaatgGATTTTTCCCAAGTCTTACCATCAAAAATGTTCTAGAAGCCATAGTCGTTGATCTTTTAGGCAATACTCATGTTCCTTCTAATACTAGTGACGTCATACAAATAATTGATAGCCAATTAAGTGAAAATGAgactgatttatttttaattatacataatattgatgGAACAATGTTGCGGAATAGCAAGGCTCAATCGGTTCTAGCTGGAATCTCACAATTGAAAAATGTGCATACAATAGCAACTATAGATCATATAAATGCTCCTTtgt tgTGGGACCACTCTAAGCTAAGTAAGTTCAACTTCACGTGGTGGGATGTCACAACGTTCTTACCATACACAGAAGAGACGTCTTTCGAAAACTCTCTCATGACTCAGAGAAGTGGAGCCTTACAATTATCTTCATTGAAAAGTGTCTATCAATCCCTCACAACCAATGCTAGAggaatattcaatattattattgaatatcaGCTCGAAAACCAGAAGCAGGCGCATTATCAag GTCTGGCATTCAAGGATCTGTACTCCAAGTCAAGAGAACAATTCTTAGTAAGTTCCGAGTTGGCATTGAGAGCTCAACTTACAGAATTCTTGGATCATAAACTCGTGAAAATAAAACGTACACTGGATGGTAGCGAAAATCTAGTTATTCCTATAGAAAGTGCCTTATTGCAACAGTTTTTGGAACAGAATCAATGA
- the LOC123692969 gene encoding origin recognition complex subunit 2 isoform X2, translating to MSKHLKLTFNLGKDDDENKEENVPSTPRRATRHRNTPKRYSEFFAKSPVKRQTVNDIISSDEEFQVETPIQKSKALFGSDDVEGQDMYKFQSRYSRLGLQNKVKAAIGNSPSISSPMKTPRKSINMNKVEATPKQVVSLFKKRIIQEVDSDSGDSDFSGSSSDFVPDKSDEESEASSNSESEAEEQPQQISKPVRNRGNRMKQKDSEYIVTPDNYFMMHSSKKITTSDHTLSRLKNMNLNDNIKDIDVHISEQHQTCIKDLMKSYDYLFDRWLYVLSENFNIILYGIGSKRSILHKFQQEKLHSTPCIVINGFFPSLTIKNVLEAIVVDLLGNTHVPSNTSDVIQIIDSQLSENETDLFLIIHNIDGTMLRNSKAQSVLAGISQLKNVHTIATIDHINAPLLWDHSKLSKFNFTWWDVTTFLPYTEETSFENSLMTQRSGALQLSSLKSVYQSLTTNARGIFNIIIEYQLENQKQAHYQGLAFKDLYSKSREQFLVSSELALRAQLTEFLDHKLVKIKRTLDGSENLVIPIESALLQQFLEQNQ from the exons AAAATAAGGAAGAAAATGTGCCAAGCACCCCAAGAAGAGCCACCAGACATAGAAATACACCAAAAAGATACAGCGAATTTTTCGCGAAATCCCCGGTAAAACGACAAACTGTTAATGATATAATAAGCTCAGATGAAGAATTTCAGGTTGAAACTCCCATACAGAAATCTAAag CTCTATTTGGTAGTGATGATGTAGAGGGTCAAGACatgtataaatttcaatcCCGATATTCAAGACTTGGTCTCCAAAACAAGGTCAAAGCAGCTATTGGAAATTCTCCTTCAATAAGCAGTCCTATGAAAACTCCAAGAAAAAGCATTAACATGAATAAAGTTGAAGCTACACCTAAGCAAGTTGTCAGCTTGTTCaagaaaa GAATAATCCAAGAAGTAGATTCAGACAGTGGTGACAGTGATTTCTCCGGCAGTAGCAGTGATTTTGTTCCTGATAAAAGTGATGAAGAG AGTGAAGCTTCATCAAACTCCGAGTCCGAGGCTGAAGAACAACCGCAACAAATATCTAAACCTGTTAGAAACAGAGGCAACAGGATGAAACAAAAAGATTCAGAATATATTGTAACACCAGATAATTATTTCATGATGCATTCTAGTAAAaag ATAACCACATCAGACCACACTTTATCAAGGTTAAAGAATATGAATTTGAATGATAACATTAAGGATATAGATGTGCACATATCAGAACAACATCAAACTTGTATAAAAGACTTGATGAAGAGCTACGACTATTTATTCGATAGATGGCTGTATGTACTCAGTGAAAATTTCAACATTATTCTCTATGGAATAGGATCAAAACGTTCCATactacacaaatttcaacaaGAGAAACTACATAGCACTCcttgtattgtaataaatgGATTTTTCCCAAGTCTTACCATCAAAAATGTTCTAGAAGCCATAGTCGTTGATCTTTTAGGCAATACTCATGTTCCTTCTAATACTAGTGACGTCATACAAATAATTGATAGCCAATTAAGTGAAAATGAgactgatttatttttaattatacataatattgatgGAACAATGTTGCGGAATAGCAAGGCTCAATCGGTTCTAGCTGGAATCTCACAATTGAAAAATGTGCATACAATAGCAACTATAGATCATATAAATGCTCCTTtgt tgTGGGACCACTCTAAGCTAAGTAAGTTCAACTTCACGTGGTGGGATGTCACAACGTTCTTACCATACACAGAAGAGACGTCTTTCGAAAACTCTCTCATGACTCAGAGAAGTGGAGCCTTACAATTATCTTCATTGAAAAGTGTCTATCAATCCCTCACAACCAATGCTAGAggaatattcaatattattattgaatatcaGCTCGAAAACCAGAAGCAGGCGCATTATCAag GTCTGGCATTCAAGGATCTGTACTCCAAGTCAAGAGAACAATTCTTAGTAAGTTCCGAGTTGGCATTGAGAGCTCAACTTACAGAATTCTTGGATCATAAACTCGTGAAAATAAAACGTACACTGGATGGTAGCGAAAATCTAGTTATTCCTATAGAAAGTGCCTTATTGCAACAGTTTTTGGAACAGAATCAATGA